The proteins below are encoded in one region of Gemmatimonadaceae bacterium:
- the secG gene encoding preprotein translocase subunit SecG, which yields MYTFIIVLLVIDCIILGVAVLLQSPKGGGLSATFGGAGSSPDSFIGTRQAANLLTKTTWWTAGIFMGLAYLLQLMSAHASSPRSVLDEPFSQQPAAPTAPAPTSANPAVPLTPAPAPSSNAKPTTPTPKKP from the coding sequence ATGTACACGTTCATCATCGTTCTCCTCGTCATCGACTGCATCATCCTTGGCGTCGCTGTGTTGCTGCAGTCCCCCAAGGGCGGCGGACTGTCAGCCACGTTCGGCGGAGCAGGGTCGTCGCCGGATTCGTTCATCGGCACGCGTCAAGCTGCGAACCTCCTCACGAAAACCACGTGGTGGACGGCGGGGATTTTCATGGGACTCGCGTACTTGCTGCAGCTGATGAGCGCGCACGCATCGTCGCCGCGTTCCGTGCTCGACGAGCCGTTCTCGCAGCAGCCTGCGGCGCCGACCGCGCCCGCGCCCACGAGCGCGAATCCGGCCGTACCACTCACGCCGGCGCCCGCGCCGAGCTCCAACGCCAAGCCCACGACACCCACTCCCAAGAAGCCCTGA
- a CDS encoding HU family DNA-binding protein yields MTKADLVERVTTQISRTAGPMISKKDCARVVDAFLDAIKDALKEQKNIEVRGFGTFKIRQRKTRMARNPRTGSPVEVSARPVPVFKPSKELRALVADMDAPHPGEASPAA; encoded by the coding sequence ATGACCAAAGCCGACCTTGTCGAGCGCGTGACGACGCAGATCTCCCGCACCGCCGGCCCCATGATTTCCAAGAAGGATTGCGCCCGCGTCGTGGATGCATTCCTTGATGCAATCAAGGACGCGCTGAAAGAGCAGAAGAACATCGAGGTCCGTGGCTTCGGAACGTTCAAGATTCGCCAGCGCAAAACACGCATGGCGCGCAATCCCCGCACGGGCTCGCCGGTAGAAGTCAGCGCTCGACCGGTTCCGGTCTTCAAGCCATCGAAGGAATTGCGAGCGCTCGTCGCCGACATGGATGCGCCGCATCCAGGTGAGGCGAGTCCCGCCGCATAA
- a CDS encoding phosphoglycerate kinase, which yields MGKRTINDLRDADVRGRRALVRVDFNVPMDDRGAVTDDTRMRAVLPTLDALFARGARTLVLLSHLGRPKGGPDPRYSLAPIARHLATLTTRPVRFVASTVGREAVEATKAAAPGTILLMENTRFLTGEEKNDSALAAQMAELGDFYVNDAFGTAHRAHASTEGVAHHLHPAVAGLLMDTELRFLGDALAHPERPFVAILGGAKISGKIDVIDALLPKVDALLIGGAMACTFFRAIGLETGTSLVEPDRIDMAKALVSRAGETLVLPNDAVVAPSLDAGREAHAVARDAIDASEAMFDVGPRSCDAFAQRIIGARTVLWNGPMGVFETPPFDRGTRAIAEAMARATAAGATTIVGGGDSAAAVDGMHLASRMTHVSTGGGASLEFLEGKVLPGVAALDDRST from the coding sequence ATGGGCAAGCGAACGATCAACGATCTCAGGGATGCCGATGTGCGCGGGCGGCGCGCGCTGGTGCGCGTGGACTTCAACGTACCGATGGACGATCGCGGCGCCGTCACCGACGACACGCGCATGCGCGCCGTGCTGCCGACCCTCGATGCCCTGTTCGCCCGCGGCGCGCGCACGCTCGTGCTGCTGTCGCACTTGGGCCGGCCGAAGGGCGGTCCGGATCCGCGGTATTCGCTGGCGCCCATCGCGCGGCATCTGGCGACGCTCACGACGCGTCCGGTGAGATTCGTGGCATCCACCGTTGGGCGGGAAGCGGTCGAGGCCACGAAGGCCGCGGCGCCGGGCACGATCCTCCTGATGGAGAACACGCGGTTCCTAACGGGAGAGGAAAAGAACGACAGCGCCCTCGCCGCGCAGATGGCCGAGCTCGGCGATTTCTACGTGAACGACGCGTTCGGCACCGCGCATCGTGCGCACGCCTCGACCGAAGGCGTCGCGCATCATCTGCATCCCGCCGTCGCGGGGCTGCTCATGGACACCGAGCTGCGCTTTCTCGGCGACGCCCTGGCGCATCCGGAGCGGCCGTTCGTCGCCATTCTGGGCGGGGCGAAAATCTCCGGCAAGATCGACGTCATCGACGCGCTCCTGCCCAAGGTCGATGCGCTGCTCATCGGCGGGGCGATGGCGTGCACGTTTTTTCGCGCGATCGGCCTCGAAACGGGGACGTCGCTGGTCGAACCCGACCGGATCGACATGGCGAAGGCGCTCGTGTCGCGCGCCGGCGAGACGCTCGTGCTGCCTAACGACGCCGTCGTCGCGCCGTCCCTCGATGCGGGCCGCGAGGCGCACGCCGTCGCGCGCGACGCCATCGACGCGAGCGAGGCCATGTTCGACGTCGGGCCGCGCAGCTGCGACGCCTTCGCCCAACGGATCATCGGTGCGCGCACCGTCCTGTGGAACGGTCCGATGGGCGTGTTCGAGACGCCGCCGTTCGATCGCGGCACCCGCGCTATCGCCGAGGCGATGGCGCGGGCGACCGCAGCGGGCGCCACGACCATTGTCGGCGGCGGCGATTCGGCGGCGGCGGTCGATGGCATGCACCTCGCAAGCCGCATGACGCACGTGTCGACGGGCGGCGGCGCATCGCTCGAGTTTCTCGAAGGAAAGGTCTTGCCAGGCGTCGCTGCGCTCGACGATCGGAGCACTTAG
- the tpiA gene encoding triose-phosphate isomerase yields MQKPVFAANWKMHYGPQETRAYLLKFLASYPPRDDRTIIFFPSAASLAVAGFALRDRPDILLGVQNVHWEEKGAFTGETSVLMARDCGATVALVGHSERRQLFGETDEMTARKCATVARAGLTPLLCVGERLDEHERGITQSIVMRQLKTGVSRLEKSQLATMLVAYEPVWAIGTGKTAKPEDATVVHAAIRRYFREALTGQTDSLRVLYGGSVNAENAAELVAAPEIDGVLVGSASLEVDVWTRIVGT; encoded by the coding sequence ATGCAGAAGCCCGTGTTTGCCGCGAATTGGAAGATGCACTACGGTCCGCAAGAGACGCGGGCGTACCTGCTCAAGTTCCTGGCGTCGTATCCGCCCCGCGACGACCGCACCATCATTTTCTTTCCGTCGGCCGCGTCGCTCGCCGTCGCCGGATTTGCCTTGCGCGATCGCCCGGACATTCTGTTAGGCGTGCAGAACGTGCACTGGGAAGAGAAGGGCGCCTTCACGGGCGAGACCTCGGTGCTCATGGCGCGCGACTGCGGGGCGACCGTCGCGCTCGTCGGCCACTCGGAGCGACGTCAACTCTTTGGCGAGACTGATGAGATGACCGCGCGCAAATGCGCGACCGTCGCCCGCGCCGGTCTCACTCCGCTCCTCTGCGTGGGCGAGCGCCTGGACGAGCACGAGCGCGGCATCACGCAGTCCATCGTGATGCGACAACTCAAGACCGGCGTCAGCCGTCTCGAGAAATCGCAGCTCGCGACCATGCTCGTGGCGTACGAGCCGGTCTGGGCTATCGGCACCGGCAAAACGGCAAAGCCCGAAGACGCCACCGTCGTGCACGCCGCCATTCGCCGCTACTTCCGCGAAGCGCTCACCGGTCAAACCGATTCCTTGCGCGTGCTGTATGGCGGAAGCGTGAACGCCGAGAACGCCGCCGAGCTCGTTGCGGCGCCCGAGATCGACGGCGTGCTCGTGGGCAGCGCGAGTCTCGAGGTGGATGTCTGGACGAGAATCGTCGGCACTTGA
- the carA gene encoding glutamine-hydrolyzing carbamoyl-phosphate synthase small subunit, with the protein MSETGDQAGFLLLEDGTLFHGTTRTRREPSVAEVVFTTNMTGYQEVFTDPSYRGQIVVMTAPLIGNYGVNDDDPESASPQIAGVVVRELTDHPSNWRARRDLRSWLESAQVAVLEQVDTRRLTRHLRSVGVMRGVIGVGDVPDAQSVAALEACPSMEGLDLASAVSTKRRYAWGDPNAGSHIVAYDYGIKRNILRLFADHGCRVTVVPADTPAAAALELAPNGVFLSNGPGDPAAVKYAPPIIRQLVESEVPVLGICLGHQLLGLTFGGRTEKMPYGHHGGNHPVRALESGRVLITSQNHGFAVVAEGDAIAGAPELVMTHVNLNDGTVEGLKHRELPVYAVQYHPEAAPGPHDARPLFSQFMDSVRSHTSSSEPNA; encoded by the coding sequence GTGAGCGAGACGGGCGATCAAGCAGGGTTCCTCCTCCTCGAGGACGGAACCCTTTTTCACGGAACCACACGCACGCGACGCGAACCGTCCGTGGCCGAGGTCGTGTTCACGACGAACATGACGGGCTACCAGGAGGTGTTCACGGATCCGTCGTATCGCGGGCAGATCGTGGTGATGACGGCGCCGCTCATCGGCAACTATGGTGTGAACGACGACGATCCGGAGTCGGCGTCGCCGCAGATCGCAGGCGTGGTGGTGCGCGAGCTCACGGACCACCCGTCGAACTGGCGAGCGCGCCGAGACTTAAGAAGCTGGCTTGAATCAGCGCAAGTTGCTGTGCTCGAGCAAGTTGATACACGCCGCCTCACGCGTCACCTGAGGTCAGTTGGCGTGATGCGCGGCGTGATCGGCGTGGGCGATGTGCCTGATGCACAAAGCGTTGCGGCACTGGAAGCTTGCCCGTCAATGGAGGGATTGGATCTCGCGTCGGCAGTGTCGACGAAGCGACGGTACGCGTGGGGCGATCCTAACGCAGGCTCGCACATCGTCGCGTACGACTACGGCATCAAGCGCAACATTCTGCGGCTGTTTGCCGATCACGGGTGTCGAGTCACGGTGGTGCCCGCGGACACGCCGGCGGCGGCCGCGCTCGAGCTCGCGCCTAACGGAGTGTTTCTCTCGAACGGGCCGGGGGATCCGGCGGCCGTGAAATACGCGCCGCCGATCATCCGGCAGCTCGTCGAGAGCGAAGTGCCGGTGCTGGGGATTTGCTTGGGACACCAATTGTTGGGCCTGACGTTCGGCGGCCGCACGGAGAAGATGCCGTACGGGCATCACGGCGGAAACCATCCCGTGCGGGCGCTCGAGAGCGGCCGGGTGTTGATCACGTCGCAGAATCACGGATTTGCGGTGGTGGCAGAGGGTGACGCGATCGCGGGCGCGCCGGAGCTCGTGATGACGCACGTGAATCTGAACGACGGGACGGTGGAAGGACTGAAGCATCGGGAGTTGCCCGTGTACGCGGTGCAGTATCACCCGGAGGCAGCGCCTGGCCCGCACGACGCACGGCCGCTGTTTTCGCAGTTCATGGATTCGGTGAGATCGCACACGAGTTCAAGTGAGCCAAACGCTTGA
- the gap gene encoding type I glyceraldehyde-3-phosphate dehydrogenase, whose protein sequence is MTIRVGINGFGRIGRQVIRAAAQQGVTDLEFIAVNDLTDTKTLAHLFKYDSVHRTYPGVVTAGEGCIHIDGREIRVLVEKDPAALPWKQLGVSVVLESSGRFTNAEDAKKHLAAGAKKVIISAPGKHEDITIVMGVNHDKYDARQHNVISNASCTTNCLVPMVRVVMDNFGLRHASMTTIHSYTNDQNVLDLPHKDLRRARAAAVSMIPTTTGAAKATSLVIPEVKGKIDGLAIRVPTADVSFTDLVVEVERPTTIADVNAAFRKASESGPLAGYLAYSDEELVSADYIGNPYSCILDAKTTNVIDGTLVKVTGWYDNEWGYASRCVDILRYVGARL, encoded by the coding sequence ATGACCATTCGCGTAGGCATCAACGGCTTCGGTCGGATCGGACGACAAGTCATTCGCGCGGCGGCGCAGCAGGGCGTCACCGACCTCGAGTTCATCGCCGTCAACGATCTCACCGACACCAAGACGCTGGCGCATCTCTTCAAGTACGACTCGGTGCATCGCACCTATCCCGGCGTCGTCACGGCCGGCGAAGGCTGCATCCACATCGACGGCCGCGAAATCAGAGTGCTCGTCGAAAAGGATCCCGCGGCGCTGCCGTGGAAGCAGCTGGGCGTGAGCGTCGTGCTCGAATCGAGCGGCAGGTTCACCAACGCCGAAGATGCGAAAAAGCACCTGGCGGCCGGCGCGAAGAAAGTGATCATCTCCGCACCCGGCAAGCACGAAGACATCACCATCGTGATGGGAGTGAATCACGACAAGTACGACGCTCGCCAGCACAACGTGATCTCGAACGCCTCGTGCACGACGAACTGTCTCGTGCCCATGGTGCGCGTCGTGATGGATAACTTCGGTCTGCGGCACGCGTCGATGACGACGATCCACAGCTACACGAACGATCAGAACGTGCTCGACCTGCCGCACAAGGATCTCCGTCGTGCGCGGGCCGCCGCAGTATCGATGATCCCGACCACTACCGGCGCGGCAAAGGCGACGTCGCTCGTGATTCCCGAAGTGAAGGGCAAGATCGACGGACTCGCCATTCGCGTGCCGACGGCCGATGTGTCGTTCACGGACCTCGTGGTCGAGGTCGAGCGCCCGACGACGATCGCCGACGTGAACGCCGCCTTCCGTAAGGCATCGGAATCGGGGCCGCTCGCCGGCTATCTGGCGTATAGCGACGAGGAGCTCGTGTCGGCGGACTACATCGGCAATCCGTACTCCTGCATCCTCGACGCGAAGACGACCAACGTGATCGACGGCACGCTCGTGAAGGTGACGGGCTGGTACGACAACGAGTGGGGCTACGCGTCGCGCTGCGTCGATATTCTTCGATACGTCGGCGCACGGCTGTGA